The proteins below come from a single Sander vitreus isolate 19-12246 chromosome 15, sanVit1, whole genome shotgun sequence genomic window:
- the gcgra gene encoding glucagon receptor produces the protein MSRLFLFSAMLIVSCSIEVSPAASLEKLKESWKLYMEECVRNNSRDSPSTGLVCNREFDNYACWPDGLPNTTVSVSCPWYLPWHHKVQRGMVYQECDVNGQWVTVKNTSECDSNDPSLQYYGHIRIMYTVGYSLSLVALVLALGILIFFRKLHCMRNNIHMNLFASFILRALSILIKDALLEANITSQDLSSDQEQGFPRASMPPVELLVNNETVVSCRIAMVMMQYSIMANSYWLLVEGIYLHNLLVITVFTERNYFKIYLCIGWGTPLIFLVPWVIAKYLYENQECWGQNINMNYWWIIRSPILVAVVINFLIFIHIIKILVSKLRAHQMRYTDYKFRLAKSTLTLIPLLGIHPVIFIFVTDESTKATIGLRLTKLFCDLFFSSFQGLLVAILYCFVNKEVQSEILKKWKRWKLGRNIEEEYRHTYSNTPNTKTASLLNHVSRLPHLPDIAKTSSPVCSPEETHMLVAGCHNGMVHRKGADQCASPLHEVTISNCTLLEDINLTDKVQCYEGQRENVESHL, from the exons ATGTCACGGCTGTTTCTCTTTTCAGCAATGCTGATTGTCTCCTGCAGCATTGAG GTGTCTCCTGCTGCTTCTCTGGAAAAGTTGAAGGAGAGTTGGAAACTGTACATGGAGGAGTGTGTTCGCAACAACAGCCGAGACTCTCCAAGTACCG GCCTCGTGTGCAACAGGGAGTTTGACAATTACGCCTGTTGGCCTGATGGACTTCCCAACACCACCGTCAGTGTGTCGTGTCCGTGGTATCTGCCGTGGCACCATAAAG TTCAACGTGGCATGGTGTATCAGGAATGTGATGTAAACGGCCAGTGGGTGACTGTGAAGAATACCAGTGAGTGTGACTCGAATGATCCAAGTCTG CAGTACTATGGCCATATTCGAATCATGTATACAGTGGGCTATTCCTTATCACTGGTGGCTTTGGTGTTGGCACTTGGCATCCTTATATTCTTCAG GAAACTGCACTGCATGAGGAACAACATCCACATGAATCTGTTTGCCTCCTTCATCCTACGAGCGCTGTCTATCCTCATCAAAGACGCTCTGTTGGAGGCCAACATCACATCGCAGGACCTCAGCAGTGACCAGGAGCAGGGATTCCCCCGGGCATCGATGCCTCCGGTGGAGCTACTGGTCAACAATGAG ACGGTGGTTAGCTGTCGCATCGCCATGGTGATGATGCAGTACAGTATCATGGCCAACAGCTACTGGCTGCTGGTGGAAGGCATCTACCTCCACAACCTCCTGGTCATCACTGTGTTTACAGAGAGGAACTACTTCAAAATCTACCTGTGCATTGGCTGGG gTACCCCGTTAATATTCCTCGTGCCCTGGGTGATAGCTAAATACCTATATGAAAATCAAGA GTGCTGGGGGCAAAATATAAACATGAATTACTGGTGGATCATCCGCTCCCCGATTCTGGTGGCAGTCGTG ATCAACTTCCTTATCTTTATCCATATCATTAAAATTCTTGTGTCAAAACTTCGAGCGCACCAAATGAGATACACAGATTACAAATTCAG GTTGGCTAAGTCGACTCTAACCCTGATCCCTCTACTGGGCATCCATCCGGTGATCTTTATCTTTGTCACAGACGAGTCCACCAAGGCCACCATCGGATTGCGTCTCACCAAGCTCTTCTGCgacctcttcttctcctccttccaG GGTCTCTTGGTGGCCATCTTGTACTGCTTTGTCAACAAAGAA GTGCAGTCGGAGATCCTGAAGAAGTGGAAGCGCTGGAAGCTAGGGAGGAACATCGAGGAGGAATACCGCCACACCTACAGCAATACCCCCAACACGAAGACAGCTAGCCTGTTGAACCACGTCTCTCGACTGCCTCATCTCCCAGACATCGCCAAAACCTCTTCCCCGGTCTGTAGCCCTGAGGAGACGCACATGCTTGTGGCTGGATGCCACAACGGTATGGTCCACCGTAAGGGGGCAGACCAGTGTGCCTCCCCGCTTCACGAGGTAACCATCAGCAACTGCACCCTACTGGAAGACATCAACCTTACAGACAAGGTGCAGTGTTACGAGGGTCAGAGAGAGAACGTGGAGAGCCACCTGTGA